TCGAGATGTATCTTTTTTGGCTCGATTATTGTTTAACTTGACTATATAGTGTTTGGCTGTTAACCAGTTTATCAGTTCAAAGCCATCGGGTAAGATGTTTTGAACAGCGAATAAGCCAGTAAATGTACGGTGCCAATTTTTAATCAGTTGACGCTCTTCATTCGTCAACTGAGGATGGCTTTGGATAAATAAATCCAGCACAGTGGAGTTTCCTAATCTCCCTTCTGTAATAAAGGAGTCAATGACGTGGTCTTTGTGGAAATTATCCCCATTACCACTTTTTGACTTTTTCGCAGCATAGATTTCTAGCGCTTTTGCAAGTTCATCGTCTGCATCAAAAACAAAATTTGTTAAGGCTTGTTGTAGTTGGTGCGATCGCTCTAGTATGGCATCCACTCGTTTATCTCTATGACCCGACATTATGTAGATTAGAGGTTCACGGATAGATTAAGCATCTGCGTTAAGTAAGATACAAGCTGAAACCTCATACTACATTTGTAATATGAGTTTAAGGAGTTCCTCAATCCCTATTCCCTATTTTCAGAACAAACAACCCGATCACGCCCCTCTTTTTTGGCACGGTACAAAGCTTCATCAGCTGCATGAATAACTGATTCTGCTGTCAAACCATGTTCTGGGAAACACGCAACTCCCACAGACAAGGTCATAGTGCCAAGGTTTTGATTGCGATTTTGCAATTTGAGATGCTTTACACCTTCCCGGATTTGTTCGGCTCTTTCTTTCGCAACTTCTAAAGATGTTTCCGGCAGAATTAATGTCATCTCCTCACCCCCATAACGACAAGCAATATCCGATCCCCGCACCTGTTTCTTTAAAAATCTCCCTAACTCCCGCAGAACCATATCACCAGCCTCGTGGCTGAATGTATCGTTAAATCGCTTGAAGTAGTCAACGTCAAGCATCATAACTCCCAAACAAAGCTGCTTGCGTTTGGCTCGTTGAATTTCCCGTTCTAAAGACTCTTCTAAGTAACGACGATTAAACAATCCTGTAAGAGGATCGCGAATATTTTGCTCCTGAATCGTTTCGTGAAGCTTTAAGTTTGCCAATGCCAATGCAATATGTTCGGCAACTGTGATTGCTAGCTGTTTTTTTGCTGTGGTTAGCTGTCCTTGCACTTGGGAACTTAGATGCAGTACACCCATCGCCTTTCCCTGTGCCATCATTGGGACACACAGAGTGTCTGTGAAAAAAGCATTCGGGATTATATGCTTGCACTCTAAACTACAAGCATCAACTGCAAATAAGTGGGTGCGTCCGCGTCGCAATCCCCAACATTCTCTTGGGGTAAAGATTTTCTGACTTACAAGGGTTTCTTTACCCCAGGTAGCAACAGCCTCTACTAAGTTTTTTGAAGCGTTTATCAAAAACACACCTCCTGACATATTGGGAAATAAAGATTGAATGAGTCGAGATAAAGTGTAATATGCTTCTTCAACCGTCAAACAAGCTTGTAGCATATCGCTCAACTTACCCATCAAAACAATTTCATGATTGCGTTGCTCCAATTCTTTTACCCAGTTAGTCAGTTGTGCATTCAACTGTTGAAGTTGGACGGTACGTTCTGCCACTCGCGTTTCTAAATCAGCTTTTGCTCGTTGTAATTCCAGTTCT
This genomic interval from Scytonema hofmannii PCC 7110 contains the following:
- a CDS encoding diguanylate cyclase, which encodes MTNDKSREELQQEVQELSDRLEIAEETLRAICQGEADALVVSGSQGTQIFTLQSTDSLYLLLIEEMKEGAATLTDDGFILYCNKSLARLLKRSIKKVIGSDFNQYIIPSQKPLLQTLLQQNRGHYQGEFDLIANDLTTIPVHLCISSLTMNDVKANYLIVTDLTEQKRNEEIIVAEKLARSIVEQAAEAIVVCDENGQIIRASIAAHQLCGHNLLFQPFDVIFPLQLCQSNWQPKSSGQLEVTVKEENNLATKKLFSVATVLNGESFQGIEVFFQQKDGQQFNLLLNARLLSNPESSLKGCILTLTDITFRKQAELELQRAKADLETRVAERTVQLQQLNAQLTNWVKELEQRNHEIVLMGKLSDMLQACLTVEEAYYTLSRLIQSLFPNMSGGVFLINASKNLVEAVATWGKETLVSQKIFTPRECWGLRRGRTHLFAVDACSLECKHIIPNAFFTDTLCVPMMAQGKAMGVLHLSSQVQGQLTTAKKQLAITVAEHIALALANLKLHETIQEQNIRDPLTGLFNRRYLEESLEREIQRAKRKQLCLGVMMLDVDYFKRFNDTFSHEAGDMVLRELGRFLKKQVRGSDIACRYGGEEMTLILPETSLEVAKERAEQIREGVKHLKLQNRNQNLGTMTLSVGVACFPEHGLTAESVIHAADEALYRAKKEGRDRVVCSENRE